In Eubalaena glacialis isolate mEubGla1 chromosome 4, mEubGla1.1.hap2.+ XY, whole genome shotgun sequence, one DNA window encodes the following:
- the ADGRE5 gene encoding adhesion G protein-coupled receptor E5 isoform X1, whose product MGGPHGVASFVFHVLCVLLTLSEAGSQNTRDCAPPCPPNSSCVNGTTCRCTPGFSSSSGDIFTSFLESCDDVNECGPPLTVSCGKLADCQNTEGGYHCMCSPGYELISGATTFKNENENTCQDVDECQQKPKICKGRSICINTQGSYTCQCPPGLELNLEDPRLCTDVNECTSGRNPCHSSSHCFNLVGTYKCHCRPGWKPIPGAASGPNNTICEDMDECSSGQHQCHNSTICVNTVGSYTCHCRQGWVPKPGFQDKQVGTISCEEISFPTWTAPPEIKSQSLSGFFERVQKMSIDFKSALTQETIQYLIMSVDDLLKTPGDLEALDLSSRHHTATYLFSGLEQILRTLAKAMSGGSFIYHSPGDTELSLMVQEQGSGNITVGQSHARMLLDWAVAAGAEQSGPTVVGILSSPNMQKLLANASLDLDLEKQTELEEIYENPVRGAQLRLLSAVNLVFLSNTNTDNLNSKVTFAFSHPWEMPGTRQELICAFWKSDSNRRGYWATSGCQTLGSGNGSTTCQCNHLSSFAILMAHYDVEDWKLALITKVGLALSLVCLLLCILTFLLVRPIQGSRTTVHLHLCICLFVGSTIFLVGIENEGGQVGLRCRLVAGLLHYCFLAAFCWMSLEGVELYFLVVRVFQGQGLRKRWLCLIGYGVPLFIVAVSAAIKIQGYGRPQYCWLDHANGFLWSFLGPVTFIVLCNAVIFVITVWKLTQKFSEINPDIKKLKKARVLTITAIAQLFVLGCTWVFGLFLFDHSSWVLCYTFSILNCLQGLFLFVLYCLLNKKVGCRPGCGRGWDPSPGAPSSPDLAPCAPQVREEYRRWACMVTRNKYSEFATSTSGSGSSHSQTQALRPSESGM is encoded by the exons ATGGGAGGCCCCCACGGCGTTGCCTCATTCGTCTTTCACG TGCTGTGTGTCTTGCTGACTCTGTCGGAAGCTGGATCCCAGAACACCAGGG ACTGTGCTCCGCCATGCCCTCCGAACTCCTCATGTGTCAATGGCACCACCTGCCGCTGCACTCCGGGATTCAGTTCTTCATCTGGGGATATCTTCACCAGCTTCTTGGAGAGCTGTGATG ACGTCAACGAGTGCGGACCACCCTTGACAGTGTCCTGTGGAAAATTAGCAGACTGCCAGAACACGGAAGGGGGCTACCACTGCATGTGCAGCCCAGGATATGAGCTTATTTCTGGGGCAACAACGTTCAAGAATGAGAATGAGAACACGTGTCAAG ATGTGGATGAATGTCAGCAGAAACCCAAAATCTGTAAAGGCCGCAGCATCTGCATCAACACCCAGGGCAGCTACACCTGCCAATGCCCACCCGGCTTGGAGCTCAACCTGGAGGACCCAAGACTGTGCACAG ATGTGAATGAATGTACCTCGGGGAGAAACCCATGCCACAGCTCCAGCCACTGCTTCAACCTCGTGGGCACCTATAAGTGCCACTGCCGTCCAGGCTGGAAGCCAATTCCTGGGGCCGCCAGCGGCCCAAACAACACCATCTGCGAAG ATATGGATGAGTGCAGCTCCGGACAGCATCAGTGTCACAACTCCACCATCTGCGTCAACACCGTGGGTTCATACACGTGTCACTGCCGCCAAGGCTGGGTGCCCAAACCCGGATTCCAGGATAAGCAAGTGGGCACCATCTCCTGCGAAG AGATCTCCTTCCCCACCTGGACCGCACCCCCTGAAATCAAGAGCCAG aGTCTCTCTGGCTTCTTTGAAAGAGTCCAGAAAATGAGCATAGACTTCAAGTCAGCCTTGACCCAGGAAACCATCCAG TACCTCATCATGTCAGTGGATGACCTGTTGAAAACCCCAGGGGACCTGGAGGCCTTGGACCTGTCTTCCAGGCACCACACAGCCACCTACCTGTTCTCAGGCCTCGAACAAATCCTGAGGACCCTGGCCAAAGCCATGTCTGGAGGCTCCTTCATTTACCATTCGCCTGGGGACACAG AGCTGTCCCTGATGGTCCAGGAGCAGGGGAGTGGAAACATCACCGTGGGCCAGAGCCATGCACGGATGCTGCTGGACTGGGCCGTGGCAGCTGGAGCCGAGCAGTCCG GCCCCACCGTGGTAGGAATCCTCTCCAGCCCGAACATGCAGAAATTGCTGGCCAACGCCTCTTTGGACCTGGACTTGGAGAAGCAAACCGAGCTGGAAGAGATCTACGAAAATCCTGTCCGCGGCGCCCAGCTCAGGCTTCTTTCAGCCGTCAACTTGGTCTTTCTGAGCAACACGAACACAGATAACCTCAACTCCAAGGTCACCTTCGCCTTCTCCCACCCT TGGGAGATGCCCGGGACACGGCAGGAGCTGATCTGTGCCTTCTGGAAGAGTGACAGCAACAGGAGAGGGTACTGGGCCACCTCGGGCTGCCAGACGCTGGGCAGCGGGAATGGCAGCACCACTTGCCAATGCAATCACCTCAGCAGTTTTGCCATCCTCATGGCCCACTACGATGTGGAG GACTGGAAGCTGGCCCTGATCACCAAGGTGGGACTGGCTCTGTCGCTGGTCTGCCTGCTGCTGTGCATTCTCACCTTCCTGCTGGTGCGGCCGATCCAGGGCTCGCGCACCACGGTGCACCTGCACCTCTGCATCTGCCTCTTCGTGGGCTCTACCATCTTCCTGGTGGGCATCGAGAACGAAGGCGGCCAG gTTGGGCTGcgctgccgcctggtggccggGCTGCTGCACTACTGCTTCCTGGCCGCCTTCTGCTGGATGAGCCTCGAGGGCGTGGAGCTCTACTTCCTCGTGGTGCGCGTGTTCCAAGGCCAAGGCCTGAGAAAGCGCTGGCTGTGCCTGATCGGCTACGGCGTGCCGCTGTTCATCGTGGCCGTCTCGGCAGCCATCAAGATCCAGGGCTACGGCCGCCCCCAATA CTGCTGGTTGGACCACGCCAACGGCTTCCTCTGGAGCTTCCTGGGACCTGTGACCTTCATCGTTTTG TGCAATGCTGTCATCTTCGTGATTACTGTCTGGAAGCTCACTCAGAAGTTTTCTGAAATCAACCCAGAcataaagaaactaaagaaggCCAG GGTGCTGACTATCACTGCCATCGCCCAGCTCTTTGTGTTGGGCTGCACCTGGGTCTTCGGCCTGTTCCTCTTCGACCACAGTAGCTGGGTGCTGTGCTACACCTTCAGCATCCTCAACTGCCTGCAGGGCCTCTTCCTCTTTGTGCTGTACTGCCTCCTCAACAAGAAGGTGGGCTGCAGGCCGGGCTgcgggcggggctgggacccTAGTCCGggggccccctcctcccctgacCTGGCGCCCTGTGCCCCACAGGTGAGAGAAGAGTACCGGAGGTGGGCCTGCATGGTCACCAGGAACAAGTACTCCGAGTTCGCCACATCCACCTCTGGGTCTGGCTCCAGCCACAGTCAGACTCAG gccctcaGGCCCTCAGAGTCTGGCATGTGA
- the ADGRE5 gene encoding adhesion G protein-coupled receptor E5 isoform X2, with the protein MGGPHGVASFVFHVLCVLLTLSEAGSQNTRDCAPPCPPNSSCVNGTTCRCTPGFSSSSGDIFTSFLESCDDVNECGPPLTVSCGKLADCQNTEGGYHCMCSPGYELISGATTFKNENENTCQDVDECQQKPKICKGRSICINTQGSYTCQCPPGLELNLEDPRLCTDVNECTSGRNPCHSSSHCFNLVGTYKCHCRPGWKPIPGAASGPNNTICEDMDECSSGQHQCHNSTICVNTVGSYTCHCRQGWVPKPGFQDKQVGTISCEEISFPTWTAPPEIKSQSLSGFFERVQKMSIDFKSALTQETIQYLIMSVDDLLKTPGDLEALDLSSRHHTATYLFSGLEQILRTLAKAMSGGSFIYHSPGDTELSLMVQEQGSGNITVGQSHARMLLDWAVAAGAEQSGPTVVGILSSPNMQKLLANASLDLDLEKQTELEEIYENPVRGAQLRLLSAVNLVFLSNTNTDNLNSKVTFAFSHPWEMPGTRQELICAFWKSDSNRRGYWATSGCQTLGSGNGSTTCQCNHLSSFAILMAHYDVEDWKLALITKVGLALSLVCLLLCILTFLLVRPIQGSRTTVHLHLCICLFVGSTIFLVGIENEGGQVGLRCRLVAGLLHYCFLAAFCWMSLEGVELYFLVVRVFQGQGLRKRWLCLIGYGVPLFIVAVSAAIKIQGYGRPQYCWLDHANGFLWSFLGPVTFIVLCNAVIFVITVWKLTQKFSEINPDIKKLKKARVLTITAIAQLFVLGCTWVFGLFLFDHSSWVLCYTFSILNCLQGLFLFVLYCLLNKKVREEYRRWACMVTRNKYSEFATSTSGSGSSHSQTQALRPSESGM; encoded by the exons ATGGGAGGCCCCCACGGCGTTGCCTCATTCGTCTTTCACG TGCTGTGTGTCTTGCTGACTCTGTCGGAAGCTGGATCCCAGAACACCAGGG ACTGTGCTCCGCCATGCCCTCCGAACTCCTCATGTGTCAATGGCACCACCTGCCGCTGCACTCCGGGATTCAGTTCTTCATCTGGGGATATCTTCACCAGCTTCTTGGAGAGCTGTGATG ACGTCAACGAGTGCGGACCACCCTTGACAGTGTCCTGTGGAAAATTAGCAGACTGCCAGAACACGGAAGGGGGCTACCACTGCATGTGCAGCCCAGGATATGAGCTTATTTCTGGGGCAACAACGTTCAAGAATGAGAATGAGAACACGTGTCAAG ATGTGGATGAATGTCAGCAGAAACCCAAAATCTGTAAAGGCCGCAGCATCTGCATCAACACCCAGGGCAGCTACACCTGCCAATGCCCACCCGGCTTGGAGCTCAACCTGGAGGACCCAAGACTGTGCACAG ATGTGAATGAATGTACCTCGGGGAGAAACCCATGCCACAGCTCCAGCCACTGCTTCAACCTCGTGGGCACCTATAAGTGCCACTGCCGTCCAGGCTGGAAGCCAATTCCTGGGGCCGCCAGCGGCCCAAACAACACCATCTGCGAAG ATATGGATGAGTGCAGCTCCGGACAGCATCAGTGTCACAACTCCACCATCTGCGTCAACACCGTGGGTTCATACACGTGTCACTGCCGCCAAGGCTGGGTGCCCAAACCCGGATTCCAGGATAAGCAAGTGGGCACCATCTCCTGCGAAG AGATCTCCTTCCCCACCTGGACCGCACCCCCTGAAATCAAGAGCCAG aGTCTCTCTGGCTTCTTTGAAAGAGTCCAGAAAATGAGCATAGACTTCAAGTCAGCCTTGACCCAGGAAACCATCCAG TACCTCATCATGTCAGTGGATGACCTGTTGAAAACCCCAGGGGACCTGGAGGCCTTGGACCTGTCTTCCAGGCACCACACAGCCACCTACCTGTTCTCAGGCCTCGAACAAATCCTGAGGACCCTGGCCAAAGCCATGTCTGGAGGCTCCTTCATTTACCATTCGCCTGGGGACACAG AGCTGTCCCTGATGGTCCAGGAGCAGGGGAGTGGAAACATCACCGTGGGCCAGAGCCATGCACGGATGCTGCTGGACTGGGCCGTGGCAGCTGGAGCCGAGCAGTCCG GCCCCACCGTGGTAGGAATCCTCTCCAGCCCGAACATGCAGAAATTGCTGGCCAACGCCTCTTTGGACCTGGACTTGGAGAAGCAAACCGAGCTGGAAGAGATCTACGAAAATCCTGTCCGCGGCGCCCAGCTCAGGCTTCTTTCAGCCGTCAACTTGGTCTTTCTGAGCAACACGAACACAGATAACCTCAACTCCAAGGTCACCTTCGCCTTCTCCCACCCT TGGGAGATGCCCGGGACACGGCAGGAGCTGATCTGTGCCTTCTGGAAGAGTGACAGCAACAGGAGAGGGTACTGGGCCACCTCGGGCTGCCAGACGCTGGGCAGCGGGAATGGCAGCACCACTTGCCAATGCAATCACCTCAGCAGTTTTGCCATCCTCATGGCCCACTACGATGTGGAG GACTGGAAGCTGGCCCTGATCACCAAGGTGGGACTGGCTCTGTCGCTGGTCTGCCTGCTGCTGTGCATTCTCACCTTCCTGCTGGTGCGGCCGATCCAGGGCTCGCGCACCACGGTGCACCTGCACCTCTGCATCTGCCTCTTCGTGGGCTCTACCATCTTCCTGGTGGGCATCGAGAACGAAGGCGGCCAG gTTGGGCTGcgctgccgcctggtggccggGCTGCTGCACTACTGCTTCCTGGCCGCCTTCTGCTGGATGAGCCTCGAGGGCGTGGAGCTCTACTTCCTCGTGGTGCGCGTGTTCCAAGGCCAAGGCCTGAGAAAGCGCTGGCTGTGCCTGATCGGCTACGGCGTGCCGCTGTTCATCGTGGCCGTCTCGGCAGCCATCAAGATCCAGGGCTACGGCCGCCCCCAATA CTGCTGGTTGGACCACGCCAACGGCTTCCTCTGGAGCTTCCTGGGACCTGTGACCTTCATCGTTTTG TGCAATGCTGTCATCTTCGTGATTACTGTCTGGAAGCTCACTCAGAAGTTTTCTGAAATCAACCCAGAcataaagaaactaaagaaggCCAG GGTGCTGACTATCACTGCCATCGCCCAGCTCTTTGTGTTGGGCTGCACCTGGGTCTTCGGCCTGTTCCTCTTCGACCACAGTAGCTGGGTGCTGTGCTACACCTTCAGCATCCTCAACTGCCTGCAGGGCCTCTTCCTCTTTGTGCTGTACTGCCTCCTCAACAAGAAG GTGAGAGAAGAGTACCGGAGGTGGGCCTGCATGGTCACCAGGAACAAGTACTCCGAGTTCGCCACATCCACCTCTGGGTCTGGCTCCAGCCACAGTCAGACTCAG gccctcaGGCCCTCAGAGTCTGGCATGTGA
- the ADGRE5 gene encoding adhesion G protein-coupled receptor E5 isoform X3 has protein sequence MGGPHGVASFVFHVLCVLLTLSEAGSQNTRDCAPPCPPNSSCVNGTTCRCTPGFSSSSGDIFTSFLESCDDVNECGPPLTVSCGKLADCQNTEGGYHCMCSPGYELISGATTFKNENENTCQDVDECQQKPKICKGRSICINTQGSYTCQCPPGLELNLEDPRLCTDMDECSSGQHQCHNSTICVNTVGSYTCHCRQGWVPKPGFQDKQVGTISCEEISFPTWTAPPEIKSQSLSGFFERVQKMSIDFKSALTQETIQYLIMSVDDLLKTPGDLEALDLSSRHHTATYLFSGLEQILRTLAKAMSGGSFIYHSPGDTELSLMVQEQGSGNITVGQSHARMLLDWAVAAGAEQSGPTVVGILSSPNMQKLLANASLDLDLEKQTELEEIYENPVRGAQLRLLSAVNLVFLSNTNTDNLNSKVTFAFSHPWEMPGTRQELICAFWKSDSNRRGYWATSGCQTLGSGNGSTTCQCNHLSSFAILMAHYDVEDWKLALITKVGLALSLVCLLLCILTFLLVRPIQGSRTTVHLHLCICLFVGSTIFLVGIENEGGQVGLRCRLVAGLLHYCFLAAFCWMSLEGVELYFLVVRVFQGQGLRKRWLCLIGYGVPLFIVAVSAAIKIQGYGRPQYCWLDHANGFLWSFLGPVTFIVLCNAVIFVITVWKLTQKFSEINPDIKKLKKARVLTITAIAQLFVLGCTWVFGLFLFDHSSWVLCYTFSILNCLQGLFLFVLYCLLNKKVREEYRRWACMVTRNKYSEFATSTSGSGSSHSQTQALRPSESGM, from the exons ATGGGAGGCCCCCACGGCGTTGCCTCATTCGTCTTTCACG TGCTGTGTGTCTTGCTGACTCTGTCGGAAGCTGGATCCCAGAACACCAGGG ACTGTGCTCCGCCATGCCCTCCGAACTCCTCATGTGTCAATGGCACCACCTGCCGCTGCACTCCGGGATTCAGTTCTTCATCTGGGGATATCTTCACCAGCTTCTTGGAGAGCTGTGATG ACGTCAACGAGTGCGGACCACCCTTGACAGTGTCCTGTGGAAAATTAGCAGACTGCCAGAACACGGAAGGGGGCTACCACTGCATGTGCAGCCCAGGATATGAGCTTATTTCTGGGGCAACAACGTTCAAGAATGAGAATGAGAACACGTGTCAAG ATGTGGATGAATGTCAGCAGAAACCCAAAATCTGTAAAGGCCGCAGCATCTGCATCAACACCCAGGGCAGCTACACCTGCCAATGCCCACCCGGCTTGGAGCTCAACCTGGAGGACCCAAGACTGTGCACAG ATATGGATGAGTGCAGCTCCGGACAGCATCAGTGTCACAACTCCACCATCTGCGTCAACACCGTGGGTTCATACACGTGTCACTGCCGCCAAGGCTGGGTGCCCAAACCCGGATTCCAGGATAAGCAAGTGGGCACCATCTCCTGCGAAG AGATCTCCTTCCCCACCTGGACCGCACCCCCTGAAATCAAGAGCCAG aGTCTCTCTGGCTTCTTTGAAAGAGTCCAGAAAATGAGCATAGACTTCAAGTCAGCCTTGACCCAGGAAACCATCCAG TACCTCATCATGTCAGTGGATGACCTGTTGAAAACCCCAGGGGACCTGGAGGCCTTGGACCTGTCTTCCAGGCACCACACAGCCACCTACCTGTTCTCAGGCCTCGAACAAATCCTGAGGACCCTGGCCAAAGCCATGTCTGGAGGCTCCTTCATTTACCATTCGCCTGGGGACACAG AGCTGTCCCTGATGGTCCAGGAGCAGGGGAGTGGAAACATCACCGTGGGCCAGAGCCATGCACGGATGCTGCTGGACTGGGCCGTGGCAGCTGGAGCCGAGCAGTCCG GCCCCACCGTGGTAGGAATCCTCTCCAGCCCGAACATGCAGAAATTGCTGGCCAACGCCTCTTTGGACCTGGACTTGGAGAAGCAAACCGAGCTGGAAGAGATCTACGAAAATCCTGTCCGCGGCGCCCAGCTCAGGCTTCTTTCAGCCGTCAACTTGGTCTTTCTGAGCAACACGAACACAGATAACCTCAACTCCAAGGTCACCTTCGCCTTCTCCCACCCT TGGGAGATGCCCGGGACACGGCAGGAGCTGATCTGTGCCTTCTGGAAGAGTGACAGCAACAGGAGAGGGTACTGGGCCACCTCGGGCTGCCAGACGCTGGGCAGCGGGAATGGCAGCACCACTTGCCAATGCAATCACCTCAGCAGTTTTGCCATCCTCATGGCCCACTACGATGTGGAG GACTGGAAGCTGGCCCTGATCACCAAGGTGGGACTGGCTCTGTCGCTGGTCTGCCTGCTGCTGTGCATTCTCACCTTCCTGCTGGTGCGGCCGATCCAGGGCTCGCGCACCACGGTGCACCTGCACCTCTGCATCTGCCTCTTCGTGGGCTCTACCATCTTCCTGGTGGGCATCGAGAACGAAGGCGGCCAG gTTGGGCTGcgctgccgcctggtggccggGCTGCTGCACTACTGCTTCCTGGCCGCCTTCTGCTGGATGAGCCTCGAGGGCGTGGAGCTCTACTTCCTCGTGGTGCGCGTGTTCCAAGGCCAAGGCCTGAGAAAGCGCTGGCTGTGCCTGATCGGCTACGGCGTGCCGCTGTTCATCGTGGCCGTCTCGGCAGCCATCAAGATCCAGGGCTACGGCCGCCCCCAATA CTGCTGGTTGGACCACGCCAACGGCTTCCTCTGGAGCTTCCTGGGACCTGTGACCTTCATCGTTTTG TGCAATGCTGTCATCTTCGTGATTACTGTCTGGAAGCTCACTCAGAAGTTTTCTGAAATCAACCCAGAcataaagaaactaaagaaggCCAG GGTGCTGACTATCACTGCCATCGCCCAGCTCTTTGTGTTGGGCTGCACCTGGGTCTTCGGCCTGTTCCTCTTCGACCACAGTAGCTGGGTGCTGTGCTACACCTTCAGCATCCTCAACTGCCTGCAGGGCCTCTTCCTCTTTGTGCTGTACTGCCTCCTCAACAAGAAG GTGAGAGAAGAGTACCGGAGGTGGGCCTGCATGGTCACCAGGAACAAGTACTCCGAGTTCGCCACATCCACCTCTGGGTCTGGCTCCAGCCACAGTCAGACTCAG gccctcaGGCCCTCAGAGTCTGGCATGTGA
- the ADGRE5 gene encoding adhesion G protein-coupled receptor E5 isoform X4, which translates to MGGPHGVASFVFHVLCVLLTLSEAGSQNTRDCAPPCPPNSSCVNGTTCRCTPGFSSSSGDIFTSFLESCDDVNECGPPLTVSCGKLADCQNTEGGYHCMCSPGYELISGATTFKNENENTCQDMDECSSGQHQCHNSTICVNTVGSYTCHCRQGWVPKPGFQDKQVGTISCEEISFPTWTAPPEIKSQSLSGFFERVQKMSIDFKSALTQETIQYLIMSVDDLLKTPGDLEALDLSSRHHTATYLFSGLEQILRTLAKAMSGGSFIYHSPGDTELSLMVQEQGSGNITVGQSHARMLLDWAVAAGAEQSGPTVVGILSSPNMQKLLANASLDLDLEKQTELEEIYENPVRGAQLRLLSAVNLVFLSNTNTDNLNSKVTFAFSHPWEMPGTRQELICAFWKSDSNRRGYWATSGCQTLGSGNGSTTCQCNHLSSFAILMAHYDVEDWKLALITKVGLALSLVCLLLCILTFLLVRPIQGSRTTVHLHLCICLFVGSTIFLVGIENEGGQVGLRCRLVAGLLHYCFLAAFCWMSLEGVELYFLVVRVFQGQGLRKRWLCLIGYGVPLFIVAVSAAIKIQGYGRPQYCWLDHANGFLWSFLGPVTFIVLCNAVIFVITVWKLTQKFSEINPDIKKLKKARVLTITAIAQLFVLGCTWVFGLFLFDHSSWVLCYTFSILNCLQGLFLFVLYCLLNKKVREEYRRWACMVTRNKYSEFATSTSGSGSSHSQTQALRPSESGM; encoded by the exons ATGGGAGGCCCCCACGGCGTTGCCTCATTCGTCTTTCACG TGCTGTGTGTCTTGCTGACTCTGTCGGAAGCTGGATCCCAGAACACCAGGG ACTGTGCTCCGCCATGCCCTCCGAACTCCTCATGTGTCAATGGCACCACCTGCCGCTGCACTCCGGGATTCAGTTCTTCATCTGGGGATATCTTCACCAGCTTCTTGGAGAGCTGTGATG ACGTCAACGAGTGCGGACCACCCTTGACAGTGTCCTGTGGAAAATTAGCAGACTGCCAGAACACGGAAGGGGGCTACCACTGCATGTGCAGCCCAGGATATGAGCTTATTTCTGGGGCAACAACGTTCAAGAATGAGAATGAGAACACGTGTCAAG ATATGGATGAGTGCAGCTCCGGACAGCATCAGTGTCACAACTCCACCATCTGCGTCAACACCGTGGGTTCATACACGTGTCACTGCCGCCAAGGCTGGGTGCCCAAACCCGGATTCCAGGATAAGCAAGTGGGCACCATCTCCTGCGAAG AGATCTCCTTCCCCACCTGGACCGCACCCCCTGAAATCAAGAGCCAG aGTCTCTCTGGCTTCTTTGAAAGAGTCCAGAAAATGAGCATAGACTTCAAGTCAGCCTTGACCCAGGAAACCATCCAG TACCTCATCATGTCAGTGGATGACCTGTTGAAAACCCCAGGGGACCTGGAGGCCTTGGACCTGTCTTCCAGGCACCACACAGCCACCTACCTGTTCTCAGGCCTCGAACAAATCCTGAGGACCCTGGCCAAAGCCATGTCTGGAGGCTCCTTCATTTACCATTCGCCTGGGGACACAG AGCTGTCCCTGATGGTCCAGGAGCAGGGGAGTGGAAACATCACCGTGGGCCAGAGCCATGCACGGATGCTGCTGGACTGGGCCGTGGCAGCTGGAGCCGAGCAGTCCG GCCCCACCGTGGTAGGAATCCTCTCCAGCCCGAACATGCAGAAATTGCTGGCCAACGCCTCTTTGGACCTGGACTTGGAGAAGCAAACCGAGCTGGAAGAGATCTACGAAAATCCTGTCCGCGGCGCCCAGCTCAGGCTTCTTTCAGCCGTCAACTTGGTCTTTCTGAGCAACACGAACACAGATAACCTCAACTCCAAGGTCACCTTCGCCTTCTCCCACCCT TGGGAGATGCCCGGGACACGGCAGGAGCTGATCTGTGCCTTCTGGAAGAGTGACAGCAACAGGAGAGGGTACTGGGCCACCTCGGGCTGCCAGACGCTGGGCAGCGGGAATGGCAGCACCACTTGCCAATGCAATCACCTCAGCAGTTTTGCCATCCTCATGGCCCACTACGATGTGGAG GACTGGAAGCTGGCCCTGATCACCAAGGTGGGACTGGCTCTGTCGCTGGTCTGCCTGCTGCTGTGCATTCTCACCTTCCTGCTGGTGCGGCCGATCCAGGGCTCGCGCACCACGGTGCACCTGCACCTCTGCATCTGCCTCTTCGTGGGCTCTACCATCTTCCTGGTGGGCATCGAGAACGAAGGCGGCCAG gTTGGGCTGcgctgccgcctggtggccggGCTGCTGCACTACTGCTTCCTGGCCGCCTTCTGCTGGATGAGCCTCGAGGGCGTGGAGCTCTACTTCCTCGTGGTGCGCGTGTTCCAAGGCCAAGGCCTGAGAAAGCGCTGGCTGTGCCTGATCGGCTACGGCGTGCCGCTGTTCATCGTGGCCGTCTCGGCAGCCATCAAGATCCAGGGCTACGGCCGCCCCCAATA CTGCTGGTTGGACCACGCCAACGGCTTCCTCTGGAGCTTCCTGGGACCTGTGACCTTCATCGTTTTG TGCAATGCTGTCATCTTCGTGATTACTGTCTGGAAGCTCACTCAGAAGTTTTCTGAAATCAACCCAGAcataaagaaactaaagaaggCCAG GGTGCTGACTATCACTGCCATCGCCCAGCTCTTTGTGTTGGGCTGCACCTGGGTCTTCGGCCTGTTCCTCTTCGACCACAGTAGCTGGGTGCTGTGCTACACCTTCAGCATCCTCAACTGCCTGCAGGGCCTCTTCCTCTTTGTGCTGTACTGCCTCCTCAACAAGAAG GTGAGAGAAGAGTACCGGAGGTGGGCCTGCATGGTCACCAGGAACAAGTACTCCGAGTTCGCCACATCCACCTCTGGGTCTGGCTCCAGCCACAGTCAGACTCAG gccctcaGGCCCTCAGAGTCTGGCATGTGA